In Carya illinoinensis cultivar Pawnee chromosome 7, C.illinoinensisPawnee_v1, whole genome shotgun sequence, the following are encoded in one genomic region:
- the LOC122317319 gene encoding nuclear transcription factor Y subunit B-4-like: MVDEQERLLPIANVGRIMKQILPATVKISKEGKQTMQECATEFISFVTAEASDKCHKENRKTVNGDDICWALSTLGFDNYAEAIVRYLYKYREAERLKANQNKKNSSQGKLEESNYRNDQLGKQTEGPAPLDQFRAIEKGEPSQAEAS, from the coding sequence ATGGTTGATGAGCAAGAGAGGTTGCTGCCAATTGCAAACGTGGGTCGGATCATGAAGCAGATCCTTCCCGCAACAGTCAAGATTTCCAAGGAGGGCAAACAAACTATGCAAGAATGTGCAACAGAATTCATAAGTTTTGTTACCGCTGAGGCATCTGACAAGTGTCACAAGGAGAATCGCAAGACTGTCAATGGGGATGACATATGTTGGGCTCTGAGTACTCTAGGGTTTGATAACTACGCCGAGGCCATTGTACGGTACTTGTATAAATATAGGGAGGCTGAAAGGCTGAAAGctaaccaaaacaaaaaaaacagtTCTCAAGGCAAGCTTGAAGAATCAAATTATAGAAATGACCAACTTGGGAAGCAAACTGAAGGTCCTGCTCCATTAGATCAGTTTAGAGCTATTGAGAAGGGTGAACCCTCTCAAGCAGAAGCTTCTTGA